The following are encoded together in the Sphaerodactylus townsendi isolate TG3544 linkage group LG12, MPM_Stown_v2.3, whole genome shotgun sequence genome:
- the PDCL gene encoding phosducin-like protein, producing MTTLDDKLLGEKLQYYYSSSEDEDSDKEDQDKEQRSLSSSGPAEVELSSDGSAVNTGPKGVINDWRRFKQLETEQRVEQCREMERLIKKLSMTCRSHLTEEEDQKKQKELQEKLNGKLTLQEYSMLNESADDEEFLQQYRKQRMEEMRQQLHSGQQFKQVFEIHSGEAFLDTIDMGHKNTLVMIHIYEDDVPGAEALNGCMICLAAEYPAVKFCRVRSSLIGASAHFTNNALPTLLVYKGGELIGNFVRITDQLGEDFFAVDLEAFLQECGLLPEKDLVLLTSICQASSFYSEDSDLEID from the exons ATGACCACTTTGGATGATAAACTGCTGGGCGAGAAACTTCAGTACTACTACAGCAGCAGCGAGGATGAGGATAGcgacaaggaggatcaagacaaGGAGCAGCGCTCCCTCTCTAGCTCCGGACCTGCAGAAGTGGAGCTGAGCAGTGATGGCAGTGCCGTGAACACAG gtcCTAAAGGCGTCATCAATGACTGGAGAAGGTTCAAGCAGTTGGAGACAGAGCAGCGTGTGGAGCAGTGCCGGGAAATGGAGAGGCTCATCAAGAAGCTCTCCATGACCTGCAGATCACACCTGACTGAGGAAGAAgaccaaaaaaagcaaaaagaactTCAGGAGAAGCTGAATGGGAAG CTTACTCTGCAGGAGTACAGCATGCTGAACGAGAGTGCCGACGACGAGGAGTTCCTGCAGCAATACCGCAAGCAGCGGATGGAAGAGATGCGGCAGCAGCTGCATAGTGGGCAACAGTTCAAGCAAGTGTTTGAGATCCACAGCGGGGAGGCTTTCCTTGACACCATCGACATGGGGCACAAGAATACACTGGTGATGATCCACATCTACGAGGATGACGTCCCCGGGGCTGAAGCCCTCAACGGCTGCATGATTTGCCTTGCTGCCGAGTACCCTGCAGTCAAGTTCTGCCGGGTGAGAAGCTCCCTGATTGGTGCTAGCGCTCATTTCACCAACAATGCACTGCCGACCCTTCTGGTCTACAAGGGCGGGGAACTCATCGGCAATTTTGTGCGTATCACCGACCAACTGGGCGAAGACTTCTTTGCGGTGGACTTGGAGGCGTTCCTGCAAGAATGTGGCCTGCTTCCCGAAAAGGACCTGGTGCTCCTCACGTCCATCTGCCAGGCCTCCTCCTTCTACAGTGAGGACAGTGACCTGGAAATAGACTGA